The Rubrobacter naiadicus genome includes a region encoding these proteins:
- a CDS encoding lysophospholipid acyltransferase family protein, whose translation MPRVEMSGRYRLLRRMVVTAARIAVGFECEGEERTPGSGPLIVAANHTRYLDPLFVCMAVPRRIQWMAKKEIFVFPFRGFFRFVGAFPVDRQAGGHSALRAGLRLLGEGWALGIFPEGTHRTKGVSREAKSGAIMLAARSGAKILPVYLGSVPGPIARLRGARFRTYVGEPISVPRDLKGREAYQKAADELLREIYRLPREAEGRRR comes from the coding sequence ATGCCGCGGGTCGAGATGTCGGGCAGGTACCGCCTGCTCAGGAGGATGGTCGTCACGGCCGCCCGGATCGCCGTGGGGTTCGAGTGCGAGGGGGAGGAGCGGACGCCGGGGAGCGGGCCGCTCATCGTCGCGGCGAACCACACCAGGTATCTCGATCCCCTCTTCGTCTGCATGGCGGTCCCCCGGCGCATCCAGTGGATGGCCAAGAAGGAAATCTTCGTCTTCCCTTTCCGGGGGTTCTTCCGGTTCGTCGGGGCGTTCCCCGTGGACCGGCAGGCCGGGGGGCACAGCGCGCTGCGGGCCGGTCTCAGGCTGCTCGGAGAGGGGTGGGCGCTCGGCATCTTCCCCGAGGGCACCCACCGCACCAAGGGCGTCTCGCGCGAAGCCAAGAGCGGAGCCATCATGCTCGCGGCGCGCAGCGGGGCGAAGATCCTGCCGGTGTATCTGGGGTCGGTGCCCGGCCCGATCGCGCGGCTGCGGGGCGCGAGGTTTCGCACCTACGTCGGAGAGCCGATCAGCGTACCGCGGGATCTCAAGGGGCGCGAGGCGTACCAGAAGGCCGCGGATGAGTTGTTGCGCGAGATATACCGGCTCCCGCGGGAGGCGGAGGGGAGGCGGCGTTGA